In one window of Cytophagaceae bacterium ABcell3 DNA:
- the glmM gene encoding phosphoglucosamine mutase, which produces MSLIKSISGIRGTIGGRSGEALTPLDVVKFTSAYASWVKSVSDKTKIVIGRDARMSGEMVSSLVASTLQGMGLDVVDLGLSTTPTVEIAVEMESAAGGIIITASHNPSQWNALKLLNSKGEFISDADGKKILEIAENEDFSFAEVKKLGVISRDNSYIKKHIDKILELPLVNKEAIEKRNFKIALDCVNSTGGIAVPMLLEALGVSSITKFYCEPNGQFPHNPEPLPENLTFISSELDKGNFDLGIVVDPDVDRLCFVNEDGSMFGEEYTLVAVADYVLKKTPGNTVSNLSSTRALRDVTEKAGCSYFASAVGEVNVVEAMKKHNAIIGGEGNGGIIYPELHYGRDALVGIALFLSHLAEFGKSASMLRSKYPNYNISKNKIELTPHINVDQILEGIKNKYSKQPVNTIDGVKIEFDKEWVHLRKSNTEPIIRIYSESESRATAEHLANKIISDIKEIISEKS; this is translated from the coding sequence GTGTCACTGATCAAATCAATATCCGGTATAAGAGGAACCATAGGCGGCAGGAGCGGAGAAGCGCTCACTCCATTGGATGTGGTAAAGTTTACATCAGCATACGCAAGCTGGGTCAAAAGCGTATCTGACAAGACTAAAATTGTTATAGGAAGAGATGCCAGAATGTCCGGGGAAATGGTTTCATCATTGGTAGCATCTACGCTTCAGGGCATGGGTCTAGACGTGGTTGATTTAGGCCTTTCTACGACCCCTACGGTAGAAATAGCCGTGGAAATGGAAAGTGCGGCAGGGGGCATTATCATTACTGCCAGCCACAACCCGTCGCAGTGGAATGCACTTAAGCTACTAAACAGCAAAGGCGAATTCATTTCAGATGCTGACGGCAAAAAAATTCTCGAGATAGCGGAAAATGAGGATTTCTCTTTCGCAGAAGTAAAAAAGCTAGGTGTTATATCACGAGATAACTCTTATATCAAAAAACATATTGACAAAATACTTGAACTTCCTTTGGTCAACAAAGAGGCTATAGAAAAAAGGAACTTCAAAATTGCTTTGGATTGTGTCAATTCGACTGGCGGTATTGCTGTACCCATGTTGCTCGAAGCATTAGGGGTAAGCTCAATAACGAAATTTTATTGTGAACCCAACGGACAGTTCCCGCACAACCCAGAACCCCTTCCAGAAAACCTTACGTTTATTTCTAGCGAACTGGACAAAGGAAACTTTGACCTAGGCATAGTAGTAGACCCTGATGTTGACAGGCTTTGTTTTGTAAACGAAGACGGGAGCATGTTTGGAGAAGAGTATACATTGGTAGCTGTCGCAGACTATGTTCTCAAGAAAACACCTGGCAATACAGTATCTAACCTTTCCAGTACCAGAGCATTAAGAGATGTCACCGAAAAAGCCGGTTGTAGTTATTTTGCTTCTGCGGTTGGTGAAGTTAATGTAGTAGAAGCCATGAAGAAGCACAATGCCATTATAGGGGGAGAAGGCAATGGTGGGATAATTTACCCTGAGCTTCACTATGGAAGAGACGCTTTGGTAGGAATTGCCTTGTTTTTGTCGCATTTGGCAGAGTTTGGAAAATCAGCCTCAATGCTACGCTCAAAATATCCAAACTATAACATCTCTAAAAATAAAATTGAACTCACGCCGCACATAAACGTAGATCAGATTTTAGAGGGCATTAAAAATAAATACAGCAAACAACCTGTTAATACTATAGACGGTGTTAAAATAGAGTTTGACAAAGAGTGGGTGCACTTAAGAAAATCTAACACCGAACCCATTATCCGAATTTATTCTGAATCTGAAAGCCGTGCTACCGCAGAGCATTTAGCAAACAAAATAATTTCTGACATTAAAGAAATAATATCTGAGAAATCCTGA
- the asnB gene encoding asparagine synthase (glutamine-hydrolyzing): protein MCGISVFFDKRNSYTSDIIVKMLRAIDHRGPDNVAFKSHSFLSGKIYLGASRLRISELSSRSDQPFVSDDDNFCLVYNGEIYQVEGAGVNGSDTELLFRLLIKSGVSKSISALKGMFAFAFLDNNAQKLSICRDFAGIKPMYYYEDDRVFLAASEIRSILASGLLEKQLNREAVENYLLYKYANAPQTFYKDIYELPPGGVLETGRRGTFRSLYPQEDMGTSKSLDKDKKGLVKSCGQVLENSFLEMVPSEVPAGIFYSGGVDSSLLLAYTAKHKLSLPAFTISCISQEGSFNTSGEKHASELVKKLGLQHHFYSMGSEVLGQLPDYITHTDQPVADSAGFVTWKLSEFAKQHVDVAFSGAGADEYFGGYHRHQAFQFYLDHLYGTKLRIMLLKHFSKLLPDGLDMPFRERIRLFKKFLANLHPSYHKTWDNFISVKGFEFLQKAQPNEDFDELYSYGMRSDRNAFLPYDVLKVTDYFAMQHSLEVRVPFLHQDVVNFGNQLSPDVLLKYGKKWILKDLLQQETLGKYKLRRKEGFGMPIGAWIREKKNYFLVEQILTKDHLLYDQIDFERVQRLVNNHLAHKGDYSTALWSLITLTGWLSKEFSS from the coding sequence ATGTGCGGAATCAGCGTTTTTTTTGATAAAAGAAACAGTTATACCTCTGACATTATAGTTAAAATGCTTCGGGCAATTGATCATAGAGGGCCTGATAATGTTGCATTTAAAAGCCATAGCTTCCTTTCCGGCAAAATTTATTTAGGAGCTAGCCGTCTTAGGATTAGCGAGCTGTCTTCCCGTTCAGACCAGCCTTTTGTTTCTGATGACGATAATTTCTGCTTGGTGTATAATGGAGAAATATATCAGGTAGAAGGAGCGGGCGTCAACGGTTCAGATACGGAGCTTTTGTTTCGCCTTCTAATTAAATCCGGGGTTAGTAAAAGTATTTCTGCATTAAAAGGTATGTTTGCTTTTGCTTTTCTTGATAATAATGCACAAAAGCTTTCTATCTGCCGCGATTTTGCTGGAATTAAGCCGATGTATTATTATGAAGATGATCGGGTGTTTTTAGCTGCCTCAGAAATCCGAAGTATACTTGCGTCGGGGTTATTAGAAAAGCAACTCAATAGAGAAGCTGTAGAAAACTATCTTTTATATAAGTATGCCAATGCCCCCCAGACTTTTTATAAAGATATTTATGAGCTCCCGCCTGGAGGTGTTTTAGAAACCGGACGCAGAGGAACCTTCCGTTCCTTATACCCACAGGAGGATATGGGTACTTCTAAATCTTTGGATAAAGATAAGAAGGGTCTTGTTAAATCATGTGGACAGGTTTTGGAAAATAGCTTTCTGGAAATGGTTCCCTCTGAAGTCCCTGCTGGAATTTTTTATAGTGGTGGGGTCGACTCTAGCTTGTTGCTTGCTTACACTGCGAAACACAAATTGAGTCTTCCAGCCTTTACTATTTCCTGTATTTCCCAAGAGGGCTCGTTTAATACTTCAGGAGAAAAGCATGCTTCGGAACTAGTAAAAAAACTAGGTCTTCAGCACCACTTTTACTCTATGGGTAGTGAAGTATTAGGCCAACTGCCAGACTATATTACCCATACCGATCAACCAGTGGCGGATAGCGCAGGTTTTGTGACATGGAAACTTTCCGAGTTTGCCAAACAGCATGTAGATGTAGCATTTTCAGGTGCCGGGGCGGACGAATACTTTGGAGGGTATCACAGACATCAGGCTTTTCAGTTTTACCTAGACCATCTTTATGGGACTAAACTCCGCATAATGCTTCTCAAGCATTTTTCAAAGTTATTGCCTGATGGCCTGGACATGCCTTTTAGGGAGCGGATCAGGCTTTTTAAGAAGTTTTTGGCCAATTTGCACCCCAGCTACCATAAAACCTGGGATAATTTTATTAGCGTTAAGGGATTTGAGTTTTTGCAGAAGGCGCAGCCAAATGAGGATTTCGATGAACTTTATTCTTACGGTATGCGCTCCGACCGTAATGCTTTTTTGCCGTATGATGTTTTAAAGGTGACCGATTATTTTGCTATGCAGCATAGTTTAGAGGTGAGAGTGCCTTTTTTGCACCAAGATGTGGTAAATTTTGGTAACCAACTTTCTCCTGACGTTTTGTTAAAGTATGGGAAAAAGTGGATTTTGAAGGACTTGCTTCAACAGGAGACTTTGGGGAAGTATAAGCTTAGGAGAAAAGAGGGTTTTGGTATGCCTATTGGTGCCTGGATACGGGAAAAGAAAAACTATTTTCTTGTTGAGCAAATTCTAACTAAAGACCATCTATTATATGACCAGATTGATTTTGAGCGGGTGCAGCGTTTGGTAAACAACCACCTGGCGCATAAGGGCGATTATTCTACTGCCTTATGGTCATTGATAACTCTGACAGGGTGGTTAAGTAAAGAGTTTTCTTCATGA
- a CDS encoding RluA family pseudouridine synthase: MQDNLDNELPEDAELYEHFRIEVDKKQTLLRIDKFLMDRLPNATRNKLQNGIKAEAILVNQNPVKANYKVKPGDIITVSMPEPPKDDVVVPENIPLDIVYEDNELLIVNKPAGMVVHPAYQNWSGTLVNALAWHFENLPTTQNGTGRPGLVHRIDKDTSGLLVIAKTELAMASLAKQFYHHTIERTYLALVWGVPDPAKGTITGNLGRSIKDRRVMSVYPEGDYGKHAVTHYEVLKAMNYVSLVKCNLETGRTHQIRAHMKYIGHPLFNDSTYGGDSVLKGTTFTKYKQFVDNCFKLIPRQALHAKSLGFIHPVTKEYMHFEAAIPEDFKSALEKWEKYTSQG; encoded by the coding sequence ATGCAGGACAACCTGGACAACGAATTACCTGAAGATGCTGAATTGTACGAGCATTTCCGTATAGAAGTAGACAAAAAACAAACCTTACTGAGAATAGATAAGTTTTTAATGGACAGGCTGCCCAATGCCACCAGAAACAAATTGCAGAATGGAATAAAAGCAGAAGCCATACTTGTAAACCAAAATCCAGTCAAAGCCAACTATAAGGTTAAGCCAGGCGATATTATTACTGTTTCAATGCCTGAGCCTCCAAAAGACGATGTTGTTGTGCCTGAAAACATCCCTTTGGATATTGTTTATGAAGACAATGAGCTACTAATAGTCAACAAACCTGCCGGAATGGTGGTACATCCAGCTTATCAGAACTGGAGCGGCACTTTAGTCAATGCCCTCGCTTGGCATTTTGAAAACCTGCCTACCACCCAAAACGGAACGGGTAGACCCGGACTTGTGCACAGGATAGACAAAGACACCTCAGGCCTATTGGTAATTGCGAAAACAGAGCTTGCCATGGCCTCACTGGCCAAACAGTTCTACCATCATACAATCGAAAGAACATACCTCGCTTTGGTATGGGGAGTTCCTGACCCTGCCAAAGGAACCATTACAGGAAATTTGGGGAGGAGCATTAAAGACCGTCGAGTCATGAGTGTATACCCAGAGGGAGATTACGGTAAACATGCTGTAACGCATTATGAAGTATTAAAGGCGATGAACTATGTATCATTGGTAAAATGCAACCTAGAAACTGGTCGTACACACCAAATCAGGGCACACATGAAATATATAGGCCATCCACTATTTAACGACAGCACTTATGGCGGGGACTCAGTTCTAAAAGGAACAACTTTTACAAAATATAAGCAGTTTGTTGACAATTGCTTCAAACTAATACCCAGACAAGCCCTACACGCAAAGTCTCTAGGGTTTATCCATCCTGTAACGAAAGAGTATATGCATTTCGAAGCAGCAATACCAGAAGACTTTAAGAGCGCACTTGAGAAGTGGGAAAAATATACATCGCAGGGCTAA
- a CDS encoding cysteine desulfurase family protein, with the protein MKVYLDNAATTPLAPEVFEEMKPWMTDHFGNPSSIHAYGRQTKAAVEKARRTIASLLNASPSEILFTSGGTEADNTAIRCSIKGMGIKHAITSPIEHHAVLHTLEDLEKAGEVQLHFVELDPKGNLEMDSLEKLLEKYPGSFVSLMHANNEVGNVNDIYTIGNLCKSYDAVFHTDTVQTIGHFKHDLSELNANFIVGSAHKFHGPKGVGFLYTKSETKIAPFITGGAQERNQRGGTENVYGIIGMAKAMEIAYKDLEIHESHIRNLKNKMVSQLKEKVKDLEFNGDCLNENSLYTVLNLSLRESPDNEMLLFNLDINNIFASGGSACSSGTSIGSHVLNHLQVNPARGHIRFSFSKYNTEEEIDYVVSKLSELANQ; encoded by the coding sequence ATGAAGGTTTACCTGGACAACGCAGCAACTACGCCCTTAGCCCCTGAGGTTTTTGAAGAGATGAAACCATGGATGACAGATCATTTTGGGAATCCTTCATCAATACATGCCTATGGTAGACAAACTAAAGCTGCAGTAGAGAAAGCCAGGCGTACCATTGCATCCTTGCTAAATGCTTCCCCTTCTGAAATATTATTTACATCAGGAGGAACCGAAGCTGACAACACTGCTATTAGGTGTAGCATTAAAGGCATGGGAATAAAACATGCTATTACTTCTCCTATAGAGCATCACGCTGTACTTCATACACTGGAAGATCTTGAAAAGGCTGGAGAGGTTCAACTCCATTTCGTAGAACTGGACCCCAAGGGCAATCTAGAGATGGATTCTCTGGAAAAGTTACTGGAAAAGTATCCTGGATCTTTTGTCTCCTTGATGCATGCCAATAATGAGGTGGGAAATGTAAATGACATATACACTATCGGCAACTTATGCAAAAGTTATGATGCGGTATTTCATACTGACACTGTCCAGACCATAGGGCATTTTAAACATGACCTTTCCGAACTTAATGCAAATTTTATAGTAGGTTCTGCACATAAATTTCATGGGCCTAAAGGAGTGGGCTTTCTTTACACGAAAAGCGAAACAAAAATTGCCCCTTTTATAACCGGTGGTGCCCAAGAAAGAAACCAGAGAGGGGGAACAGAAAATGTATATGGAATTATAGGCATGGCAAAAGCGATGGAAATAGCGTATAAAGATCTAGAAATCCATGAGTCCCATATCAGAAACCTCAAAAACAAAATGGTTTCACAGTTGAAAGAAAAAGTAAAAGATCTGGAATTCAACGGAGACTGCCTAAATGAAAATAGCCTATATACAGTGTTAAACCTCAGCCTCCGCGAATCGCCAGACAATGAAATGCTACTTTTCAACTTAGATATTAATAATATATTTGCATCAGGTGGCAGTGCATGTTCCAGTGGAACCAGCATAGGTTCGCATGTGCTAAACCACCTTCAGGTAAACCCTGCCAGAGGGCATATCCGCTTCTCCTTCAGCAAATACAATACAGAAGAAGAAATTGATTATGTGGTCAGTAAGCTTTCAGAGCTTGCCAATCAGTAG
- a CDS encoding pyridoxal-phosphate dependent enzyme — protein sequence MMFIEPANSPLQEIKSTLLDKHKLRLLVKRDDLLHPLVSGNKWRKLKYNLQEVSKQGLGSILSFGGAYSNHIYSLAAAGKIVGIKTIGVIRGEELDPQSNPTLKFASSCGMKLKFVSREKFREKYSKSFTRELEEEFGSFFLLPEGGSNALALPGCAEIVAELNKPFDYICSPCGTGGTIAGISSALNAHQTALGFSVLKAPGYIKEQVFQLLESTQLPKARNLEVIEDYHFGGYGKITRELIAFMESFENAHGFAIEPVYSAKMFYGIFDLANKGYFPTGSEIVAVHTGGLQGLYGMESRIRKIMGSNGNKT from the coding sequence ATGATGTTTATTGAGCCTGCTAATTCTCCCTTACAAGAAATTAAATCTACTTTACTGGACAAACATAAGCTGCGCTTGCTAGTAAAAAGGGATGATCTTTTGCACCCTTTGGTGTCTGGTAATAAATGGAGAAAACTTAAATACAATCTTCAAGAAGTAAGCAAGCAGGGACTTGGTTCTATCCTTAGCTTTGGGGGCGCATACTCAAACCATATTTATTCCTTGGCAGCAGCGGGGAAAATTGTTGGAATAAAAACCATTGGAGTTATACGGGGGGAGGAACTTGACCCACAATCTAATCCAACATTGAAATTTGCCTCTTCATGCGGGATGAAGCTGAAGTTTGTTAGCCGGGAAAAATTTAGAGAAAAGTATAGCAAGTCTTTTACTAGAGAGCTTGAAGAGGAGTTTGGATCGTTTTTCCTATTGCCAGAAGGTGGTAGTAATGCCTTGGCCTTGCCTGGGTGTGCTGAAATTGTTGCTGAACTAAATAAACCATTTGACTATATATGCAGTCCGTGTGGTACCGGCGGAACAATAGCAGGTATTTCATCTGCACTTAACGCCCATCAGACGGCTTTAGGCTTCTCTGTGCTAAAAGCTCCTGGTTATATAAAAGAACAAGTTTTTCAATTGTTGGAAAGTACCCAATTGCCTAAAGCTCGCAATTTGGAGGTTATAGAAGATTATCACTTTGGAGGCTATGGCAAAATTACACGGGAACTTATCGCCTTTATGGAAAGCTTTGAAAACGCTCATGGTTTTGCTATTGAGCCTGTGTATTCGGCAAAGATGTTTTATGGGATTTTTGATCTTGCCAACAAAGGTTACTTTCCGACTGGCAGTGAAATAGTTGCCGTACATACAGGTGGTCTGCAGGGACTGTATGGTATGGAGTCACGTATACGAAAAATAATGGGGAGTAATGGTAACAAAACCTAG
- a CDS encoding porin family protein, protein MKKFLLVCACCIFFVSEGFSQTRIGLRFSPGLAFSRGVDQDLNDHYDVSGSGAGIRFFAGPEISHFFGDNYAFVTGVWFASKRGALNVEYENISLEREVYNLQYLQIPLTMRLYTNEIATNTQLYFQLGATGDIKIGENPVTVQSPQYITNFRFFDASLVIGTGIQLQMGSNTYLLGGITYMRGLINAVTDVRNVSVPEGVTAFDTQPSFRMNNDMITIDLGIMF, encoded by the coding sequence ATGAAAAAGTTTCTTTTAGTATGTGCCTGCTGCATTTTTTTTGTGTCAGAAGGTTTTTCGCAAACGAGGATTGGGTTGAGGTTCTCGCCCGGGCTGGCATTTAGCAGGGGGGTAGATCAGGACTTAAATGACCATTATGATGTATCTGGAAGCGGAGCTGGGATCAGGTTTTTTGCTGGCCCAGAAATCAGTCATTTCTTTGGAGATAACTATGCATTTGTTACTGGCGTATGGTTTGCTTCTAAAAGGGGGGCATTAAATGTTGAATATGAGAATATCTCTTTGGAAAGGGAGGTTTATAACTTGCAGTATTTACAAATACCTCTTACCATGAGGCTGTATACTAATGAGATTGCTACCAATACACAGCTCTATTTTCAGTTAGGGGCAACAGGTGATATTAAAATAGGTGAAAATCCTGTAACAGTTCAGTCCCCTCAATATATCACTAACTTCAGGTTCTTTGATGCATCTCTTGTTATAGGAACCGGTATCCAGCTTCAAATGGGTTCTAATACATATCTTCTCGGAGGAATTACTTATATGCGAGGTCTTATAAATGCGGTTACAGATGTTAGGAATGTATCTGTTCCAGAAGGGGTCACCGCATTTGATACACAGCCAAGCTTTAGAATGAATAACGATATGATCACTATTGATTTAGGTATCATGTTCTAA
- a CDS encoding glycosyltransferase family 4 protein, whose amino-acid sequence MKIIYVHQYFKTPEEGGAIRSWHLTHALIEAGHQVELITAHNKPQPATKYFGKLKVHYLPVFYDNRLGVFARLMAFFKFSFKAFKCALSIADADLCYITSTPLSTGIVGLLLKRFRSIPYYFEVRDLWPEAPIQMKVINNWVVVKMLLCLERRIYNSAATLIALSPAIRDSIMEKLSSEKQVLLVPNFSDCEFFQQSSRRSKYLEKHKIAADFVVAYTGAFGRANNIDFIFEIVKASASAFGAQVHFVFAGDGAEKVRLMNMVQEIAIGNTTFLGHLNKTEVREVLHAADAVLVSFLPLPVLRTTSPNKFFDGLAAGKVCITNTKGWLKEIIESNEIGFYAPPDAPEVFVEKLKGYLVNPHKKVEASKNARMLAENRFSLDIMKKRFLQSFGHNERGF is encoded by the coding sequence ATGAAAATAATATATGTTCATCAATACTTTAAAACACCTGAGGAGGGAGGCGCCATTCGCTCTTGGCATCTGACCCATGCACTTATTGAAGCTGGCCATCAAGTAGAGCTGATTACCGCCCATAATAAACCGCAACCTGCGACTAAATACTTTGGTAAACTTAAGGTGCATTACCTGCCAGTTTTTTATGACAACCGATTGGGGGTGTTTGCTAGACTTATGGCTTTTTTTAAGTTTAGCTTTAAAGCGTTTAAATGCGCTTTGTCTATTGCGGACGCAGACCTCTGTTATATTACCTCTACCCCTCTTTCTACAGGTATAGTTGGGCTGTTGTTAAAGCGTTTTCGTAGTATCCCATATTACTTTGAGGTACGCGATTTATGGCCTGAAGCACCTATCCAGATGAAGGTTATCAATAATTGGGTTGTTGTAAAAATGCTTTTGTGCCTTGAAAGGCGGATATATAATTCAGCTGCCACCTTAATTGCGTTATCGCCAGCTATTAGGGATAGCATTATGGAAAAGCTTTCTTCAGAAAAGCAGGTGCTTTTAGTCCCTAATTTTTCTGATTGTGAATTTTTCCAGCAATCGTCCCGCCGGAGTAAATATTTGGAGAAACATAAAATAGCTGCTGATTTTGTTGTTGCTTACACCGGAGCTTTTGGACGGGCAAATAATATAGACTTTATATTTGAAATTGTGAAGGCTTCTGCCTCTGCTTTTGGGGCGCAGGTTCATTTTGTTTTTGCCGGCGATGGGGCAGAAAAAGTGCGTCTCATGAACATGGTTCAAGAAATTGCAATAGGCAATACCACATTTTTGGGCCATTTAAATAAAACAGAGGTTAGGGAAGTACTCCATGCCGCAGATGCTGTGCTCGTTTCTTTTCTGCCTTTACCGGTACTTAGAACCACCAGTCCCAATAAATTTTTTGATGGGCTTGCTGCTGGAAAGGTTTGTATAACAAATACCAAAGGGTGGCTTAAAGAAATTATTGAATCTAATGAGATAGGCTTTTACGCACCACCTGATGCGCCCGAAGTTTTTGTTGAAAAATTAAAGGGATACTTGGTAAATCCTCACAAAAAAGTGGAAGCTAGTAAAAATGCCCGAATGCTAGCAGAAAATCGCTTTTCCTTAGATATTATGAAAAAACGCTTTCTACAATCATTCGGGCACAATGAAAGAGGTTTCTAG
- the mazG gene encoding nucleoside triphosphate pyrophosphohydrolase, with translation MDFNYNKTDSRRKEKLMAFDRLLTIMDELREGCPWDKKQTLQSLRYLTIEEVYEMSDAILEEDYTELKKELGDLLLHIVFYARIASETNKFDVADVLDAVCEKLIVRHPHIYGDVKADDEEAVKKNWEQIKAQEHKGTKSALAGVPASLPALVKSMRIQEKARGCGFDWEEKEQVWEKVEEEMQEFREEYNVEKEVDKEKAESEFGDLLFSLVNYARFININPEDALERTNKKFTRRFKYMEDVCRKEGKSLAGMGLAEMDALWKEAKEME, from the coding sequence ATGGATTTCAATTACAATAAAACAGATAGCAGAAGGAAAGAAAAGTTGATGGCTTTTGACAGGCTTTTGACTATTATGGATGAGTTAAGGGAGGGTTGCCCATGGGACAAGAAACAGACATTGCAGTCCCTGAGGTATTTAACCATCGAGGAGGTGTATGAAATGTCTGATGCGATCTTAGAAGAAGATTATACGGAGTTAAAAAAAGAGCTAGGTGACTTGCTTTTGCATATTGTTTTTTACGCTAGGATAGCTTCTGAGACAAATAAATTTGACGTTGCCGATGTGCTAGATGCTGTTTGCGAAAAACTGATTGTTAGACACCCTCATATTTATGGGGATGTTAAAGCGGATGATGAAGAAGCTGTGAAAAAAAATTGGGAGCAAATAAAAGCCCAAGAACACAAAGGCACAAAATCTGCATTGGCTGGCGTGCCAGCATCTTTACCTGCCTTGGTAAAGTCTATGAGAATTCAAGAAAAAGCACGGGGCTGCGGGTTTGATTGGGAGGAAAAGGAACAGGTTTGGGAGAAAGTAGAGGAAGAAATGCAAGAGTTTAGGGAGGAATATAATGTAGAAAAAGAAGTGGACAAGGAAAAGGCGGAAAGCGAGTTTGGCGACCTGTTGTTTTCTCTTGTCAACTATGCCAGATTTATAAATATTAACCCTGAAGATGCATTGGAAAGGACTAATAAAAAATTTACCAGAAGGTTTAAATATATGGAAGATGTATGTAGAAAGGAAGGGAAAAGCTTGGCTGGTATGGGTCTTGCAGAAATGGACGCCCTATGGAAAGAGGCTAAAGAAATGGAATAA
- a CDS encoding DUF2061 domain-containing protein produces MKESHRRSVIKGISWRALGTIDTIVISFLISGKLSYAVSIGAVEVVTKIFLFYFHERIWIWSLNKFNLFDSHWLSFTKGISWRFLGTLDTMMISFIITGKLTTAISIGMVEVFTKIILFYVHERAWNMVPWGRSIA; encoded by the coding sequence ATGAAAGAGTCCCACAGAAGAAGTGTCATAAAAGGTATAAGTTGGAGAGCGCTTGGTACCATAGACACTATAGTAATTTCCTTTCTTATTAGTGGAAAGCTTTCATATGCTGTAAGTATTGGCGCCGTTGAGGTTGTAACAAAGATTTTTCTGTTTTATTTTCATGAAAGGATTTGGATATGGAGTCTCAATAAATTCAACCTTTTCGATTCGCATTGGCTCAGCTTTACAAAAGGTATTAGCTGGAGGTTTTTAGGCACACTCGATACCATGATGATTTCCTTTATCATTACCGGCAAGTTGACTACAGCCATAAGTATCGGTATGGTAGAGGTGTTTACAAAAATAATTCTATTCTATGTACATGAGCGGGCCTGGAACATGGTTCCATGGGGGCGTTCAATTGCTTGA
- the gldB gene encoding gliding motility lipoprotein GldB yields the protein MKYTGNFFTLIILLLISCKPDKSNKVIDEAENLSVNVQIERLEKQFFEAQSPEDIANIFSERPGLAAGYFQIKTPQDADKEYFKQTFNHFSNKHLNEFYQYTLNEYEDFSKVEEQLERLFKYISYYYPDYEIPTINTVVTGFRFDKDMHFSDSLIVISLDYFLDKNAPFRPAFYEYILERYQKPYLVPMIGMGISSKFNKSNLKDESLLAHMIYYGKAHYFMEHVIPGIPDSLNIMYSSQELKDITENEDIIWAHFVNNKLLFDQSPKLREKYLGESPRINEIGEKCPGRIGRWIGWQIVKKYMEKNPDVTLQQLMEEQDAQKIFKLSKYKPRT from the coding sequence ATGAAATACACAGGGAACTTTTTCACATTAATCATCTTACTTCTAATATCTTGCAAACCGGACAAAAGCAACAAGGTTATCGATGAGGCTGAAAATCTTTCTGTGAATGTGCAAATAGAAAGATTAGAAAAGCAGTTTTTTGAAGCACAGTCACCTGAAGACATTGCCAATATATTTAGCGAAAGACCAGGGCTTGCGGCTGGATATTTCCAGATTAAAACACCACAAGATGCTGACAAGGAATATTTCAAACAAACTTTTAACCACTTTTCCAATAAACACCTCAACGAGTTTTATCAGTATACCTTAAACGAGTATGAAGATTTTTCAAAAGTAGAAGAGCAACTTGAAAGGCTCTTTAAGTATATTTCATACTATTATCCAGACTATGAAATACCAACCATAAATACGGTAGTAACCGGCTTTAGGTTTGACAAAGATATGCATTTTTCTGACAGTCTCATTGTCATCAGCTTGGACTACTTTTTAGATAAAAATGCACCGTTCCGTCCAGCATTTTACGAATATATTCTGGAAAGGTACCAAAAACCATACCTTGTTCCAATGATAGGCATGGGCATTTCTTCAAAATTCAACAAATCTAACCTTAAAGACGAGTCGCTCCTTGCCCACATGATCTATTATGGCAAAGCCCACTACTTTATGGAGCATGTAATACCGGGCATTCCTGACTCCCTTAATATTATGTATAGCTCCCAGGAACTGAAAGATATCACAGAAAACGAGGATATTATCTGGGCGCATTTCGTAAACAACAAGCTCTTGTTTGACCAGTCACCAAAATTGAGGGAAAAATATTTAGGGGAGTCGCCAAGGATCAATGAAATAGGAGAAAAATGCCCTGGTAGAATTGGCCGTTGGATTGGATGGCAAATTGTCAAGAAATACATGGAGAAAAACCCAGATGTAACATTGCAACAGCTGATGGAAGAACAGGACGCACAAAAGATATTCAAGTTATCTAAATATAAGCCTCGTACCTAA